One genomic region from Streptomyces sp. NBC_00457 encodes:
- a CDS encoding class I SAM-dependent methyltransferase: MKRHEFLRELHKVSANRNYLEIGVNDGRSLTLSRVPSIAIDPAFKVVTEIRCDVHLAKATSDDFFARQNPLGHLKGGRHPLRNLARNRSPFGHWQRTTLDLSFIDGMHLFEYTLRDFINVEKHSDWASVIVFDDMLPRNVDEAARDRHTGAWTGDVYKMVEVLNRFRPDLVTVLVDTQPTGQLVVFGADPGNTVLSDKYDEILAEYVVPDPQKVPETVLERTSAVKPETLVGAGFWAPLVRARNRGTKRSRGWEPLRRSVEQLSVSR, translated from the coding sequence GTGAAACGTCATGAGTTCCTGCGGGAACTCCACAAGGTCAGCGCGAACCGGAACTACCTGGAGATCGGTGTCAACGACGGCCGCAGCCTGACACTGTCGCGTGTGCCCAGCATCGCGATCGATCCCGCGTTCAAGGTGGTCACGGAGATCCGCTGCGACGTCCATCTGGCGAAGGCGACGAGCGACGACTTCTTCGCCCGCCAGAACCCCCTGGGGCATCTGAAGGGCGGCCGGCACCCGCTGCGCAATCTGGCCCGCAACCGCAGCCCGTTCGGCCACTGGCAGCGCACCACCCTCGACCTGTCGTTCATCGACGGCATGCACCTCTTCGAGTACACGCTGCGCGACTTCATCAACGTCGAGAAGCACTCCGACTGGGCCAGCGTCATCGTCTTCGACGACATGCTGCCGCGCAACGTCGACGAGGCCGCCCGGGACCGGCACACCGGCGCCTGGACCGGCGACGTCTACAAGATGGTCGAGGTGCTGAACCGCTTCCGCCCCGACCTGGTGACCGTCCTCGTCGACACACAGCCGACCGGCCAGCTCGTCGTCTTCGGCGCCGACCCCGGCAACACTGTCCTCTCGGACAAATACGACGAGATCCTCGCCGAGTACGTCGTCCCCGACCCGCAGAAGGTGCCGGAGACGGTTCTGGAACGGACCTCGGCGGTGAAGCCCGAGACGCTGGTCGGGGCCGGTTTCTGGGCGCCGCTCGTGCGGGCCCGCAACCGCGGAACCAAGCGGTCCCGCGGCTGGGAGCCGCTGCGCCGCAGCGTGGAGCAGCTCAGCGTCAGTCGCTGA
- the rfbD gene encoding dTDP-4-dehydrorhamnose reductase, with amino-acid sequence MNWLVTGASGMLGRDLVDELRGRGAPVVALDHAALDITRPDAVSAAFAEHRPDVVVNCAAYTAVDDAESDEERALRINGDGPRLLARACAAGGARLVHVSTDYVFAGDDRAAPYPEDHPPAPRTAYGRTKLAGERAVLEELPAAGAVVRTAWLYGVHGRSFVRTMIELEGRRDTLDVVDDQRGQPTWSADVAARIADLGPRVGPGAHGVFHATSSGEATWYELAREVFRLLGADPDRVRPTGSEAFPRPAPRPAYSALAHGRWQQIGLPAPRDWRDALNEAMPHIRKEITS; translated from the coding sequence ATGAACTGGCTGGTCACCGGAGCGAGCGGCATGCTCGGCCGCGACCTGGTCGATGAACTGCGCGGCCGGGGCGCACCCGTGGTCGCCCTTGACCACGCCGCTCTCGACATCACCCGGCCCGACGCCGTCTCGGCCGCCTTCGCCGAGCACCGCCCGGACGTCGTCGTGAACTGCGCGGCCTACACGGCCGTCGACGACGCCGAGAGCGACGAGGAGCGGGCCCTGCGGATCAACGGCGACGGACCGCGACTGCTGGCCAGGGCCTGCGCGGCGGGTGGCGCCCGTCTGGTCCATGTCTCCACCGACTACGTCTTCGCCGGCGACGACCGCGCAGCCCCCTACCCGGAAGACCATCCCCCGGCCCCGCGCACCGCGTACGGCCGCACCAAGCTGGCCGGCGAGCGCGCCGTACTGGAGGAACTCCCGGCCGCGGGCGCCGTCGTGCGCACCGCCTGGCTGTACGGCGTCCACGGCCGCAGTTTCGTCCGTACGATGATCGAGCTCGAGGGACGCCGGGACACCCTGGACGTCGTCGACGACCAGCGCGGACAGCCCACGTGGAGCGCCGACGTCGCCGCACGCATCGCCGACCTCGGCCCCCGCGTCGGCCCCGGCGCGCACGGCGTGTTCCACGCCACGAGTTCCGGCGAGGCCACCTGGTACGAGCTGGCGCGGGAAGTCTTCCGGCTTCTCGGCGCCGACCCGGACCGGGTGCGCCCCACCGGCAGCGAGGCCTTTCCCCGCCCCGCACCCCGCCCCGCCTACAGCGCCCTCGCGCACGGCCGGTGGCAGCAGATCGGCCTGCCGGCTCCGCGCGACTGGCGGGACGCCCTGAATGAAGCAATGCCCCATATCCGCAAGGAGATTACGTCGTGA